One genomic segment of Alkalimarinus alittae includes these proteins:
- a CDS encoding DUF302 domain-containing protein has product MRSIVLCLATTVVISSSVLADVSPSTTVSQNGLISIKSNHDAKTTTDRLISTLDKKGMNIFARINHAEGAAKVGEALRPTELVIFGNPKVGTPLMQCGQSIAIDMPQKALIWEDEQGVVWFSYNDPIYIAQRHSIKNCEKVIDKISQALSNFSLAATKP; this is encoded by the coding sequence ATGCGATCTATTGTGCTTTGTTTAGCAACAACAGTAGTGATTTCATCATCAGTATTAGCAGATGTGTCACCAAGCACTACCGTCTCCCAGAACGGCCTTATAAGCATCAAAAGCAACCATGACGCTAAAACCACAACGGATAGGCTTATTAGCACGCTAGACAAAAAGGGCATGAACATCTTTGCTAGAATTAACCATGCAGAAGGCGCAGCAAAGGTAGGCGAGGCATTACGCCCTACTGAGTTAGTTATTTTTGGCAACCCAAAGGTTGGCACACCGCTGATGCAGTGCGGACAGAGTATCGCTATCGATATGCCACAGAAGGCATTGATATGGGAAGATGAACAAGGGGTAGTTTGGTTTTCTTATAACGATCCTATTTATATCGCTCAGCGCCACAGCATTAAAAATTGCGAAAAAGTCATCGATAAAATCAGTCAGGCGCTTTCGAACTTTTCATTGGCGGCCACTAAGCCTTAA